A DNA window from Anastrepha ludens isolate Willacy chromosome 6, idAnaLude1.1, whole genome shotgun sequence contains the following coding sequences:
- the LOC128865655 gene encoding serine/threonine-protein kinase hippo: MSSELKKLSEESLLQPPEKVFDIICKLGEGSYGSVYKALHKESSSIVAIKLVPVASDLHEIIKEISIMQQCDSPYVVRYYGSYFKQYDLWICMEYCGAGSVSDIMRLRKKTLTEDEIATILSDTLQGLVYLHLRRKIHRDIKAGNILLNTEGYAKLADFGVAGQLTDTMAKRNTVIGTPFWMAPEVIEEIGYDCVADIWSLGITALEMAEGKPPYGDIHPMRAIFMIPQKPPPSFREPDRWSAEFIDFVSLCLVKNPDERATASDLLEHEFIRNAKPRNILKHMIEETCAIREQQRASRTGGMSQAKSLATQQEELLQEDEPEFQAETVKTFIDDPGTLVPEKFGEYQQASGSDATMIAHAEDSGTLGPGGRGLGVAGGADAAAGRGGDLTGGADTGTLIELESNLGTMVINSDSDDSTTTKRNEFNKPRYRPKFLDHFERKNPGDALVPTRIGDDLEKSTNFGVSPSGVGADQYQTNTQQQQQQQQQQHHLMQSQLNHTNSNDTNWESNMEMQFQQISAINQYGLQQHQHHLQQQQQQQQAAAAAAAYYGHPLVSDHHLLAINNQQNLLRNQQQQQQPQPPAYQQHHLHTQSHSYVDGEFEFLKFLTFDDLNQRLNNIDSEMEKEIEELNKKYNAKRQPIVDAMNAKRKRQQNINNNLIKI; encoded by the exons ATGTCTTCCGAGTTGAAAAAACTTTCAGAGGAATCCCTTTTACAGCCTCCAGAAAAGGTTTTCGACATTATTTGTAAACTCGGCGAAGGTAGCTATGGGTCGGTGTACAAAGCTTTGCACAAGGAAAGTAGTTCAATTGTGGCCATTAAATTGGTGCCGGTGGCGTCCGATCTACACGAAATCATCAAGGAGATCTCTATAATGCAGCAATGCGATTCGCCGTATGTGGTGCGCTACTATGGTTCCTATTTCAAGCAATACGATCTGTGGATATGCATGGAGTATTGTGGTGCTGGCAGTGTTTCCGATATAATGCGACTTCGCAAGAAAACACTCACTGAAGATGAAATAGCAACCATACTCTCCGACACATTGCAGGGATTAGTGTATCTGCATCTACGACGCAAGATACACAGAGATATAAAAGCAGGAAATATACTTCTCAACACAGAGGGCTATGCTAAACTGGCAGACTTTGGGGTAGCTGGTCAGCTGACAGATACAATGGCTAAACGAAACACTGTTATTGGCACTCCATTTTGGATGGCACCAGAAGTAATTGAGGAAATTGGTTACGACTGTGTAGCAGATATTTGGTCGCTAGGTATAACTGCATTGGAAATGGCAGAAGGCAAACCGCCATATGGTGATATACATCCAATGCGTGCAATTTTCATGATTCCCCAAAAGCCACCACCGTCTTTCCGTGAACCTGATCGATGGTCAGCAGAATTTATCGATTTTGTTAGCTTGTGCCTGGTAAAAAATCCCGATGAACGTGCCACTGCTTCCGATCTGTTGGAGCACGAATTCATTCGCAACGCAAAACCACGCAATATACTGAAACACATGATCGAAGAGACTTGCGCAATACGTGAGCAACAGCGCGCAAGTAGAACGGGAGGTATGAGCCAAGCAAAGAGCTTAGCCACACAACAGGAAGAGCTTTTGCAAGAAGATGAGCCTGAATTTCAGGCAGAGACTGTAAAAACATTTATAGACGATCCGGGTACTTTAGTGCCGGAAAAATTTGGTGAATATCAGCAGGCGTCGGGAAGCGATGCCACTATGATAGCGCACGCTGAGGATAGCGGAACGCTGGGACCTGGAGGACGTGGATTGGGTGTTGCTGGTGGTGCTGATGCAGCAGCCGGTAGAGGTGGCGATTTGACCGGTGGGGCAGACACCGGCACTCTCATAGAGTTGGAATCGAATTTAG GCACTATGGTCATAAATTCGGACTCCGACGACTCAACCACAACCAAACGCAACGAATTTAATAAACCACGCTATCGCCCCAAATTTCTCGATCACTTCGAGCGTAAGAATCCGGGTGATGCGCTTGTGCCAACACGCATTGGTGACGATTTGGAAAAGTCGACTAATTTTGGTGTATCTCCATCGGGTGTCGGTGCCGATCAGTACCAAACAAAtacacagcagcagcaacaacaacaacaacagcaacaccatTTAATGCAGTCACAACTAAATCATACAAATTCGAATGACACAAACTGGGAGAGCAACATGGAAATGCAATTCCAACAAATTTCTGCTATCAATCAGTATGGCCTTCAACAGCATCAGCATCatttgcagcaacaacaacaacagcaacaagctGCAGCCGCAGCAGCTGCATATTATGGCCATCCGCTGGTTAGTGACCATCACTTACTAGCGATAAACAATCAACAAAATCTATTGCGTaatcagcagcaacaacaacaaccgcaacCACCCGCCTATCAGCAACATCATCTGCACACCCAATCCCATAGTTATGTGGAtggtgaatttgaatttttaaaattcctcaCATTTGACGACCTAAATCAGCGGCTAAATAATATTGACTCTGAAATGGAGAAAGAAATCGAAgagttgaataaaaaatacaatgccAAACGACAGCCAATTGTTGACGCCATGAATGCAAAGCGAAAACGTCAGCAGAATATCAATAATAAtctcattaaaatttaa